In Spea bombifrons isolate aSpeBom1 chromosome 5, aSpeBom1.2.pri, whole genome shotgun sequence, the sequence AGGGACACAGACATTCCCAACGTGTCTAAAGCCAGGGGCCACAAATACACGACGGGGGGTCTGCGGTGTACCCAGTAAAAGGTTCCGTCTCCCCAGGAAAACCTCTCAGAGATTGTAAACTCATGTGAGCCGGGTCCTCGTCAGCTTCTGTAAATCGGAATTATCCTGCATGCCcgacttgttatgtcctgtccacaaGTTGTACAGCGTTatggaatatggtggtgctatatatatcaatcaataataaCCATCTATTCAGAGGCAAAATCCATGAGGCTCATACTGGTGTCGCTGCCGTCAGACAGAATATGATGAAACTCaaccatttatatattatttctactGCATGTTCCCAAGAATACAATGCTGCCCCTCCCTCGCACATAACCACGCCCTCAAAACACGCCCACAGCTATTATGTGACGCCCACATTAATGCGCACAGAAACTCACGCTAACCCACTCATCCAACACAACCTGCCACAACACTCACGCTAACAAACACgcaaactaacatacccagacacacgctaacatgcaaactaacatacccagacacgctAACAAACacgcacaataacatacccagacacacactaacaaacacgcaagataacatacccagacacacactaacaaacaggCAAgataacatacccagacacacactaacaaacacgcAAACTAAGATTCCCAGACACACGCTAACAAACAACGAGAAACTCACACATCCAGGCACACACTACTATAACCAaaccacacagacacactaaaaaacacaaactaacataacCACACACATGTCACCAAACTAGCATACCATTGTGAAGCCTCAGCCTGCCCTTAACACAGCTTGCGGGACAAGTTGCTGCGCTACTACCACAAGATCACACACCTAAACCTCGCTTATTCTTAACAGCACCAGAGAGAACTTGCCTTGGGTTGGCGAATTGCTGCTGCTGTCAAAGTACCAGTTTGTTCCGTAAAttctgtagattttttttttttgcacacatcagaaatgttttctgtaagtccagATCTGTATGTCAAAGCTATGAAAGTCAGGCTccgtttgtatttttattttattgatgtcGGCATCAGAGACAAGTTCCATATAGACATAATATGTTACGGTATTTAGTTCTGCATTGTTGCAACTCATCGCTAAATtttaaaaggagaaagaaatacGGTACGTACTACAGCTATATAGTAGCTTTCCTAAGCATAGCGTTCATAAACcataagagaaaataaataacaaacagaaaatatacataGAAACTAGAACTAAAATCATAAAGAAACGGTATCATGGACATGGTTAGATCATACAATGCGAAGCGCAATCAGAGCTTTTTCAGGCGTCTGACACATTAGGAGAAAGACGCGTTGCTCTAGTGTGAACAGGATAGAGATCATTTTTTACTGCGTCATTTAGGGTCACCTTTTCAGAAATAAATACCATCCATGTTATTCTTCCGTTGGATTATTATTGTGCGTTGACTATTTCAcctgtgttatatattttttttcacaagacCCCAGTTATACGGGTGCAATCCTGAACCCATTTTCTAGCATGTGTTTGGATTATCTGAATGCCCGTACCTAATGACTTCACTCCTGCGTGCGCAGATGCCTGCCGCTGATGTCAGACTTAAGTGAGGAAGCAGCGACATTGACAAGCATTTTCCTTCTGTATGCAGGAATGCTGAACATACAAGGGACAGTGGAACTAGCAAACATTGCGGTGCTCTTTGTCCCATAGTGGTACAGCCTGAgtattaaatataacaaaatgtaaagaaatctTTATTACAGGTGTCACAAAGAAGATATACAGCTGCTAGAGCAGCGTGACCTTTCCCCATGCCACTCATAACACTTTGATAAATAGGCCTGTATAGAGTTTATGTGAGGAGGCTTTAATACACGTGTATAAATCATCCATCTTTGCTAGAATTATATTGCACAATGTTTCATGCTGATAAATTCTGTCAATTTTTCCCAGACATGATTTGTCCTTTTCTGTTCTCTTTCCCATTTATCATTCTTACTGTTATTGTGCCTTTCCAGTTCTAATGTCGAATGCCGTATTGTACTAGTATTAGCAAGAAGGCaaagtatttattatgtatttacaCAGTAACCATGTGTAAGATCTCCCAATATAGCTCGTTGACAAATATCtggaaaataacatatttaaatatactgcATACTATTctgtacaaaatgtaattttaacaaTACACTCCACTAACATGACATCCCCATTCAGCTACAATTTTCCAAACTTGTGATGAATCCTGAgggtgtaagtatgtttgtatgtgtgtgtgcatgtatgtgtatgtataagtgtgtgcaagcatgaatgtgtatgtatacgtgtatgaacatgtataagtatgtgtatTGTAAATGGCATGAGATGGAGTGTTTTAGAAAGGATgcgtatgtgcatatgtgtgtgtgttaggatgagtaagtgtatgtgttggcatgtgtatgtgtgctagcatgtgtatgtgtgccagagtgcaTGTCTGGGGTCAAaggtggcacagataagctgtttgaggCACAGGTGGAACttaaaagctgtttgggggcaaaggtggtacCAAGCAACACTGTGCCACATTTGTCTCAAGCAGTCCCTTGATATTTTGGTTTCTAGCTATATCCCTGACCCAAAATATAGCATAACTGTTAACAATGGAAGCCTCCAATTTATTGGAACACaaagagataaaaccaggttctTGTCAAAGTCGACCTACGTTGCTGAGCCTGTACACAGGACTGGATTTTATGCTCAAAGACAAACTAGCAATAACAATAAAGAGAAATCTCATATATCATTACTAATTGGCCATATTTTGCTATTCATGGGATATAGTAGGTTTAAAATATGGTtaaatatgcactttaatgacaCATTTTTGGATTATGTGTGTACATTGATGCTTATAATTGTGAACAGGAGATTGAAGTTTTAATTAAACTCAAACCTTAGAAAACCAGGAACTTATTTCTTCCAAAGAAGGCAACCATGCTGGGTTCGCTAAACAACTGAGTGAAGATTATAAAATGCTTATCCACGTCACAAAGCTTCTGCCGCAGATGAGGAAGAGCTTGGATATCCTAGCCTGGGACGTTCTCAGGTTTGTGTTTACCACGGCAGTATGATaaggctaagataacagagctagaacgcATACAAATGAGTGAAATTATTAATCGCTTCATGAAACTCGCCACTCATGCAGCCAGTTTCATTGAACTATTGAGAAGGCTTGAAAGACACCCTGAaataactgatttttttatatataaatattaaagaacaacaaattactttaatatattCATTCTTTGGCGAGGCTGTctgggacatttaactgtttaaCAATTGTAACACTAAAGGACACAgagccttgttttttttttgttcaccgCCATCTATTTGCCTCCCTCTAGTGTTTATTTGCAGTAATGCACAGCCACTgcattagtaaaatataagtaataccattacatacgttatggtgggtaaaggtgatggaaaatcctTCCACTTAAGATTAAggaggtagtagaagtattattaaacactcatctacaccaGACGGCTTgcttttcccctcagaaatttcatggtgctgccacaaccacaagggattctgggtaggcgcatgcaaataaggtcaacaacgatcaccctttgcctctatatccactttatacacggaTCCCTTGAGAGTTattgcctgctgtacaagaCAACCTTTAGACAAAAACTCGGGTTAGAGATGCAGTAGccggacagctgtttcatccttaatgggactcagcatgaggttgtgatactggcttaatacttgaggctcgggatagccaagaaataccattatataagttatggtgggtaaaggtgatggaaaaccctaggtagtagaagcattattaaacactcatctacagacatcagacaagccagaaggcttgttttcccctcagaaatctcatggtgctgcagcaaccacaagggattctgggtaggctcatgcaaataaggccaacaataaaatattagtatGAAAATAGAGTACATGGCACAGTGGGTCAGCTCTAATAATTAGTAATACAAACTGAAAACAATACGTTTCATACTGTTTTTAGTCCTACTCTAAGGCGAAAAAGTCACCTGTTCGACGACACAAGACGGGTCCGTGCTACCTGTATTATATGTCTCTGTGTCTCCTACATTGTAGGAGAATGCGGATCCTGTCTCATTTGGCCATTTCTTCTAAGACGCGTATTAATTTCACATGTATTGTGCGATGTGCATCCTCCAAACTACAGGGTATCAATTCTGATCAGCAACCAGCTGCTTAGGCCAATTAGTTATAGGCTGAGGGAGGCATGCCACATTACTTATTGGGGAGATCATAGGTCTACCTTATAACCAGTGATGCAACACAAAATTCTGTTTTTAGAACTTTTTCGAATTGCCTTGCTGTGAATGTTGTTTTTGTAGAGCATTTGTAGGAATGACGTATTTTAGCTTGGCTGTCCTAGATCGCCAGATCTGAGGGAGAGGAAGCACATAGAAGACCACTGGCTTGCCACAGGCCTCCATGGTGTAAttggactggttggggagatttaTCCTGTAACCAGCCAACTGAGCAACAGCAAACTGGGGACCAAGAGGGCAATCTGGCCCCCGTGTTTGTGGCAGAGCGACTGCTGCCCCTgtacctgccaccctaggcacgTCACTGTCTAAGGCAGCACCCCACTTGCAAGTGAAATGCATGTGTGTTCTATAAAAATGTCCACATGTTCTATAGAAACTGGCTTTAATACAGAAAGTTATGGTTCATAACTTACTCCAAAAAGACTGGCTGCCCTCTCCCCTGCTGCACCACATCAAGcacttatacccacacgcaccccttatacatacccgagtcacactatttgccatacaactaactataaaacattctttttatcacattatttatattaaaatgccagaaagctaaagtgttaaaaggccctaataaatgaaatacattacacataatggaatcaaaacacttgctactgcaaacatttttagataaaaaagttcagttttattcagtggaacaaaacactgatcacattattcttcacgatattcttgtaagaaacttttattgctttattaattcatgtaaacaattttttcatatttaataaaagctatgattgagaaaaatctatttttttgtttttatttccttttatttgccaacctgccccccagttatgaacatctcccccaatatgccactctgcccccagaaatgccttataccctcatatatgccactctgccctatgatatgctttttaaccccctaaatgccactctgcctccctgatatgccttataccctcttatatgccactctgccccatggtatgccttttaaccctctatatgccactctgccccatgatatgcttttaacccctatatgccactctgcctccagaaataccttatacccctatatgccagggacatatcatgggacatagtggcatatagggggttaaaaggcatatcatgggacagagtagcatataagggagtataaggcatttcctcgaggcagaatggcatatagggggttaaaaggcatatcatggggcactctgcctccagataagccttatgccccccatttaacacccccgacttaccactgacTCCCTAGTGTCCGGTGAGGGCAGCGAGTAGAGGCCGgcattcatgaagttaaagggaCTGGCCAGCCCTACAATGAAGCAGAGTGGAGCACGTTGCTGCCCcaagtgccttttttttaactttgtacattttttttttaagcggaggagagagagggcgccgagtggttttcgcttacccgctcggcgcccctctctctcctctgcgagccctctagctcggtctcggtgccggcttgtaatgctgagtgccagtAAAttacgtcatttccggcgctcagcagtaaagcagtgcgcaccgtggcagagcagggcgACTCGCCGctggactgctgaaaggtaagtgcaaaggggggatagggtatattatagggagggagaggaagggtagataatgacccttggcggcattttaaacttcgccccaggcggcattatgtcttgggccggccttGAGTACCTGCTATCCGGATCCTATTTCAGGATGAATTGTGACGATGGGCAACACCGCATCCTGCTGCGTGTCCTCCAGCCTCAATCTGCGGAGAAATGCCCACTCAAGGCTGGAGTCCTACCGACCAGAGCACGACATCAGCAGGGAGGATACGGGCCACAACCGGCAGCACATCAGCAACCGGGAGAATGTTGGAGGTAAGTGGGTAAAGGAGGCAGCTGGGGGTAATAGGGGTGCTGCTGGGGCTGTTAATAGGACAGGAGATGATAGCGGAGGTCGGGGGTGTATACGGTTATTTGTTTGGGGGAATATTTTCCTCCTGTAAACATTTAGACATCAATCAgcctttggtctcgtcttacattcaggagccatatggccgtcccatgtatgtttacattccctcactgttttagcctctaccacttcaagAAGACAAGACCTCCCTGCATTATCCTGAATGAGCCAGATATTCAGTTTCTGCTGTTAATCAGCGCAGCGGCTCTTTTGCAatctattgtatatatatatatatattctgcgtAGGTTTAACTAAAAGCACCTATTGCTTCACCTATCGCTTAATATGCAAACTCAGTAACCGGGTTTATTCGGCGACGACCTGTAGGCTTCAGGAGAAGCTTCAGATCCGCTCGCTGGAACTggattttcatgtatttattgtttattttggcTGTGATGTCGGATGTGAGTGAGGGTTTGACGCGAGCGCTGCAACTTGCTGGCTTCTTCTTTAAAGATAATAACTGTGAATTATAACTCTCATCCGCTGGTAGTAGGCTGGTTTATTGTGATGAGAGTAGTTGTAGTGACGGGGGTTACTGGTACTGGAAGTAAGGAGTGACACTTAGTATTAGGACACAGCAGGCTGAGCATTGCAGCGGTTTTTACTGAGCATTAAGGCTCAGCAGAGCATTGCAACACTACTGGCTTTTGGTGCTGAGCAGAGTATTGCAGCCTATCTCACggctgatgatgtcatagaggATCATAGCAGCAGACCTTGTTGTTTTGAAAGACACATCAACACTTCATTTTGTGTTTCGACACAGCAGACCTGAGCATCTCTGAGTTACCTCTCAGATCGCACCTTCGGACTTAATCAGAAGCCCATTACGGTTGGTACAGAGTCTGCCCCTTCCTGGGGTCACATGTCTGCAGTCGCTGCCCCTCTGTAGTGCTGGGGGGGTTTTGTGTGTGTCCTGCACTGCAATCACCCAACGTGTTGTTTAATCGGTCCCTTTAAGCAGGTATTATATGCCGTGATCAGTACATTAGTAAATCAATACATATTCTAATATTGCAGCTGCCAGCGGAGACATTCCAACGTACAAGATCCGCATCCCATCGGAGTTGGCCCATTATAAGCCAGTGGCTACATCACCGGCCAGCATGCGTGGCCCTAAAGACCTGGCTGAAGAAGCCACACGAAAGAAGGAAATGCGGCTGATTAAAAAACGGTAAGAATAAATGAAGGTATATAATGGTGAAGGGGCCACATAGAatctcacattttgtccatatTTTCTTTATGTGACTCTTTATTCTCTACTCTATGGTCATAAAATGCAGTAACTCAGTAACTTTTATCCATGAAGTCTGGTACCAAGAGGGACCAAGTAGACAATGAGCCCTGGAATAGTCATGACTTTGCTCCCGGGAGTGATTTATATCATCTGATTTCTCTATAAGATGACTTGGTTTGTAAGATTTCCACAAGTACTTATTCGCCGTTCGCATTTCAATTCCTGCAGAAAAGCCGCCAAGGAGTATCGACGCAGGAAGAACGAGTATGTGAGGAACCTGGAATGTCTCGTGGCCTTACTGGAAATTGAGAACAAGGAGCTTTTCGAGGGGCTAGAAAGAGTCGAGAACGGCATATGTGCCCGTCGTTCAATCTGATGGCCGCCAACCATTGAGACGACAGACTTTCACCATCCAAGCTGTCACGCTGTTAGCGATTACGCTATAGATATTGGCcttaattgttcataaataaatagttCATTTAcgagaaaaaacatttacatatgaGTATATggagtttttatattttgttatttaattggtaactttgcacctttttttatagtgtttcctaCATCATGTAACATGGACTGTTTTATAcgcaacaaatatatttttgtaagatATTTAAATTGGATTTATAGGAAtcttgtaataaaaaatgttttgcgcCCGACCATAACTCAGGacttaatgtaaaatattaaatatcataAGACTAATGCCCTAAAAGTAGCGTGTGGCTTCTTTTGTACACAATttcttaaattttattttttatgagaaTGTTACAGTTTTGTAACTGGGTTGACAGAAGGAGTCCAATGTCCTCCTCACTGGGGGATCATGGGAATGAATGTGAAATTTACATGAAAGTTCCTGGTTGTGCCTTTAGAGACAGATCATGTAATATCAGAGCTGGGGAATAGAAATAACCTAAAAGAGAAGTAAAGGGACCCTCCAGCAACTGCGTGCCCCttttaaatgaatgtttttgttaccCCAGCCGGTTCCTGGGTTTGCGGGCatgataaataaattaatggaaAATCAATGAAGTAATTAAAATGATGCGACCGGCCCTTAGAAATAGAAATCTTTACCGCAGGGTGTTTGTCTATAAGTCAGAactaagataacagagcgacAACACATATAACGCACGGGTAATACGCAGATAGAATGGTTTGAAAAACACCAATATTTTTGAACACTTTTTGTTGTAATTTCCCACCAGATTATGTCCGTGGAGAGAGCGTTCATTCTCAGTTGGATTATCTGCATGTACTGTGCACAGTTCCTCCACAATCTCCTGTCACTGCGATACTTCCGGGAACTCGGGCCAGGAGGCCAGTTGATGGAGCCAGAGGTTTATCTACATAAACATAGGAGCTAGGTCGTCTTACCTTGATTGGGTATTTAAAGCCCCCAAACCCAATCACTGGTGGTTGCCATTTGGGTTCTCATGGTCTGGAAGAGTTCTGGACCTTGCTTCCCATCTGTGGAGGACAGAGGCAATTGTAAAATTCTTCCCACAGCTCGGAGTTACAACACCTGCAGCCCTACAGCTGTTTTCCCCCAGGCCAAAATCATGGGCCGTGGGACCATTCCCTGCTAAAGTAATGGGACGAGGCCGGAAAAAGGTATATAGATATTGGCTGGCTGGGATGGAGTCCACTATATTCTAAATCTATTCCTTACACTCctcattttaatggaaaaaacaaagctattaaccataatataagtaatagCGGTGAGGACTAGGGTGAccccattttatttctgccattcaggaacacactatgaagcgcatgagattacAGACACAGGTGTATacactatatatctatatatatatataattattagcccctgctgccaatatatataaatgttagaccctgttgccaattcattttatattgaaaaaattggggCCTGCTCCACGTTCCCTCACGTGCaatcacaaaaagaaaatatttgccacactgaatcagaatcagacacacaaatcctgtatttgcaggtataaaatTCCGTAATAGTGTCGCGACCACCGTCACATCTTACCTGTCGGATGCCGGGGACACACACGCTGCTCCCCGCGAGGCTTCAGAGTCCAGTCCTCGTAGGCCTGACACGCGTGCGTACCGTACCGCCTACTAGTGGTAAGACGCGCGCACGGAACAAAACATGTACACCCACTCCCTCTACAGGGAGTAGGAGAAATTACACCAGAACGCGCAAAACGTAATCCGTTAGCGATTTGGCGCAAATGAATCACACTATAAAAAGGAACCAAGCACTACACTCATTGCTTGGTCCCCTATGGTTGTCTCCTGTCCCTTCTTGCCTATAAGAGATTTGGGATTTGGTGTCAGACGGGTGATGCCATTGTTATTGACCTGATTGACCGCTCAGTAAAGCAGATCAGGGAAAGATCAGCGGTCCGCCAGGAAGGGCTACCAAATCAACGCCCCGGAAGGCTTCAAGACACCTGACGTCTCCAAGGTCTTTTTCTGATATGGACTGGTCTTTGACTAGCGTGAGACTTCCAGGAAAGTTGCAATTGCAGCAATTTCAAAGCAGTCCGTCCTTGTAGGGAgtttgttgtgaaggggttaaaaatatatactttattcccaattaagttttttttttttttcttttttgatacCACTTGTTTATCGTATGAttgtagaaaacaaaataagtgaCTGAAAGACAGCGAGACGTTTGGTGATTTTCTCAAAGTGTACCGCGTTTCAGCACCACGGGGCCGGACAGCGGCTGTGATTGAGCAAATTGTCCCAGCAGAGAACTTCAGATGCGATTATTCTGCATTTGATTTCAATGCTTTATATGAGATCCTATCTCACTGGATCATGAAACATGGAGAGCAGCTTAAAACCCCTTCATATTGGGGGGAAAATATTGTGCAGAGTAAGGCTAACGGAGTGAACGTTCAACCTATAATCTGAGCGCTATAAGTAATAAAGGATTCAACTGCGTGAAAAGGAGTGGAGTAGAGCcatgcgcgggactgctttttcaATCCCTCTCCCGCtgtttttttgcccaatcccgcacgctcccgcaatgtgggtgttccactcctgcccgttcccgccacatttgtggccaatcccgctcactcccaccacatttgttgccaatcacgcccgcctccttacctgaatttcccgcgcagtcccgcaaggctgccctcgagttgctccctcacagcgtctcttctcttgctccgcccagcaacaaggcagagtcacaggaagtgacatcacatcacgtgactccgttttgttcctgggcggagcaagacatgagacactgtaagggagctgCGAGGAGGCAGGCTTGCGGGACtgtgcgggattaccgggacccgcaggtacagtgcctgaccgcccgctgcTGTCGACATTGTGACATTGTGATACTCCGACTATGGAGCTGCAACGATCAACATTAAACACCATATAAAAGCCTCATATATTCATACATCTGACACttttttctcatatatatatatatatatatatatatataatcaatttaTTTCCGAACAATAAATGCCAGGACGTAATGTTGTGTGTAGGGAATGTAAGGTTGGGAAGGGTGTTCGGTGTATAAAGGAACATGAGACTGACAGCTGGACAGCTGGACGGTCAGAGTTGGTCCATGGACTCATCGTCTAAACGGCTGGAAGATATGGCATAATGCGCTCCTCCAGCTTATCCAGCAGCATCTTGTTCTCCCTTTCCAGTCTGGCCACGTGATGTTCCAGGCCTCTCACATACTCATTCTTGCGGCGTCGATACTCTCTGGCAGCTTTCCAGTAGAATTAAAAGGCGAAGGGTAAAAGTCATTTCTAGGATTTGGACAGATGAAACACCAGTTGTGTTGCAATGCTCTGCTGAGCCTTGATACAAAGTAAAAAGCGCTGTAATGCTCGGCCCGCTGTGTCCTAATACTAAGTGcggctgcttttgtgtcactcCTTACTTCCAGTACCAGTAACCCCATCACTACAACTTCTGAGGATTACTACTCTCATCACAATAAACCAGCCTTATACCAGTGGACGAGAgttataatttacatatattttctttaaatatggaGCTAGTCCGTTACAGCGCTCAATCGTGGCGTGGAGTCCCAGAGAGCAGTGATGTTGCCGCCATAGGCTTGGAGTTGACGAGATGAGTTTCTGGGGCATTATTTTTGCCCCTTCAgagtaataacagtaataatcaCCCGCGCTGTACACAAGTAATACAGGGTGactttcctgctcaaacaccacgcaGAGCTGATTCTTTACGGCAAGAATATCTGCCCCAGACTTGtaactctgccccccagatatgctttatgccccctatatgccactgtgcctcccaaacatgccttatacccctgtatatgccactctgccaccgatatgccttatacatgcctgtatgccactctgcccccagatatgccttatacaccttatatgccagtctgcctccatgtaatgctttatacccccttatatgccactttgcaccctagatatgccttaaaccccttatatgccactctgcctccatgatatgccttatacccccttatatgccactttgcaccctagatatgccttatacccccttatatgccactctgcctccctgatatgccttataccccctagacttaccagtgcatcacCAGACGTGTCCCTCATGCTTCAGACTCCGTGGTGTCTAGTGTGGGGAACCTCAGcttctgcccggcacttccttcttatattcgagcaaatatggtacttcaAACACTCACGGACGGGCAATTGTCCCCATGGCCTGTCCAAACGTCTTGAAACACTCATGGAGGTGGGAATA encodes:
- the LOC128496932 gene encoding cAMP-responsive element modulator-like; this translates as MGNTASCCVSSSLNLRRNAHSRLESYRPEHDISREDTGHNRQHISNRENVGDSNIAAASGDIPTYKIRIPSELAHYKPVATSPASMRGPKDLAEEATRKKEMRLIKKRKAAKEYRRRKNEYVRNLECLVALLEIENKELFEGLERVENGICARRSI